In Mycobacteriales bacterium, a single window of DNA contains:
- a CDS encoding tyrosine-type recombinase/integrase, with product MARRSKGEGTTYQDPASGTYTAEITVDGRRHRRKGFSSQAAATRWLRDLLKTADNNEGKILAPSRVTVGEWLNEWENVIQRRVRLGTMSETTFESYRKNIRLHIRPQLGQLRIQQVNARHLSELYDELLGHGSPGGNGKLSQRTVAYIHAILRACFRDAITRNPPLRQANPCSQINKDDLPRTPARADRGRYNVWEPEQILAFLQHYKAHRLIALYWLYFTRGSRRGELLGVRWPEVDLEHGTIHLIRNRTAHAGRVIERETTKGQGQGRLIPLDSFLVEIMKDHRRRWEAEREAAIAADGWQDTGYVFVHDGVRHPEHKAGGPLHPERLSRSFRRMIVAYNKAHPDSVLPEIRLHDARHSTATSMIFAGIDEQVVAEILGHDSVVITRTIYSHVHKERAARAAAMMTELVLGPPENAAPDTAAASTKPQRRVVGEGGDAAERRERGSPRPARSRRRPAAGRD from the coding sequence ATGGCTCGACGCAGCAAGGGCGAGGGCACCACCTACCAGGACCCGGCCTCCGGCACCTACACGGCCGAGATCACCGTCGACGGGCGGCGACATCGCAGGAAGGGCTTCTCCAGCCAGGCGGCGGCCACCCGCTGGCTGCGTGACCTGCTGAAGACCGCGGACAACAACGAGGGGAAAATCCTCGCCCCGAGCCGAGTCACCGTCGGCGAATGGCTCAACGAGTGGGAGAACGTTATCCAGCGCCGAGTACGTCTCGGCACGATGAGCGAAACCACCTTCGAGTCCTACCGGAAGAACATCCGGCTGCACATCCGGCCGCAGCTAGGTCAGCTGCGGATACAGCAGGTCAACGCCCGGCACCTCAGCGAGCTCTACGATGAGCTCCTCGGGCACGGCAGCCCTGGCGGCAATGGCAAGCTGTCGCAGCGCACCGTCGCCTACATACACGCCATCCTGCGAGCTTGCTTCCGTGATGCGATCACCCGCAACCCGCCGCTACGGCAGGCGAACCCGTGCTCGCAGATCAACAAGGATGACCTTCCACGCACACCTGCCCGCGCCGACCGGGGCCGCTACAACGTCTGGGAGCCGGAGCAGATCCTCGCCTTCCTGCAGCACTACAAGGCCCATCGGCTCATCGCCCTGTACTGGCTGTACTTCACCCGCGGCTCTCGACGCGGCGAGCTGCTCGGCGTTCGCTGGCCCGAGGTCGATCTCGAGCACGGCACAATCCACCTGATTCGCAATCGCACTGCCCACGCCGGCCGGGTCATCGAGCGGGAGACCACCAAGGGCCAAGGCCAAGGCCGCCTCATCCCGCTCGACTCGTTCCTCGTCGAGATCATGAAGGATCATCGTCGCCGCTGGGAAGCCGAACGTGAAGCCGCGATCGCGGCCGATGGGTGGCAAGACACCGGGTACGTATTCGTTCACGATGGTGTGCGTCACCCCGAACACAAGGCGGGTGGACCGTTGCATCCGGAGCGCCTGTCCAGGAGCTTCCGCAGGATGATTGTCGCCTACAACAAGGCGCATCCCGACTCCGTCCTACCGGAGATCCGGCTACATGATGCCCGGCACTCGACTGCGACGAGCATGATCTTCGCCGGCATCGATGAGCAGGTCGTCGCCGAGATCCTCGGCCACGACAGCGTCGTCATAACTCGGACCATCTACTCGCACGTCCACAAGGAACGGGCTGCCCGGGCAGCCGCGATGATGACCGAACTCGTCCTCGGGCCGCCCGAGAATGCGGCACCCGACACCGCAGCAGCGTCGACGAAGCCTCAGCGACGAGTCGTCGGTGAGGGCGGCGACGCAGCCGAGCGGCGTGAGCGCGGCTCACCTCGCCCTGCCCGGTCACGGCGACGCCCAGCCGCCGGTCGCGACTGA